GggggtataggggtgtgtataggattcggtcgatgtgtttgtttgtgtgtttgtgttcgcatatagatctcaagaatgaacggaccgatcgtcaccaaacttggtgaacaggttctatacattcctgagacggtccttacaaaaattgggaccagtcaaacacacggttagggagttattggtggattaagattctacaaggacttatagagggacatattaatggtcaaagggaaataaccttctcagttggtggcagtgagaatggtaaggacgggggtgtttttcctacctcggaggaatttcttgttctctctgtatctttctgtctctttctcttccatATCCCTCTCATCctttccgtctctctctccctctgcctcctccccccccccccccccccccccccccgccccctctctcgttatttttgttgtactgtCTGTTTGCCAGTCAGCTTTTGTTTGGTGCGCGAAGACAAGTCGTTGTGTTAAAATATGGCGAGAATTCGAGAAGGCAGCGACGCGTCGTGGCCAAGTCACGTATCTCCAGAAGACAGGAGTCACGGAGCCGTGTGTGATTTAAACTGACCTGTCCCAGCAAGCTATATAGCGCTTCTCTTCGGCTTTTTCACCCCCGTTTGCTCACAGACATGGGTCCTTTTTGTTTTTGCGCACAGACAGAAGGGGTTaattgctgtgtgtgtctgttaagAGGGAGGTGTACAGGTGTCATGCTCTATCCCGTGTCCCCTTGCTGTCAACTGACcaccgtgtctctgtctctgtctcccctccATGACGGGACAGACAATGTTTGAAAGTCAAACAATGCCGCgattttttctttgaacaaaccGGTTTGATGTTGTTcgaattaaatgaaaaatgtgcaGAAGAAATTTGAAGATCGCTAAGCGTTCAGCAGAAATGACTCAGGACGATGCATGCTGTGTCACAAATTGAAGGCAGAAAATGAAACGTCAAACAAAGTGTAatcgacaagaaaaagaaacgttaaaaaaaaagaaggaaacaaacaaaaacacccaaacactcaaacaaacaaacaaacaaacaaacacacacacacacacacactcacacacacacacacacacacacacacacacacacacacacgcacgcacacacacacacacgcacaaaaaccaaccaaccaaacaaacaaacaagcaaacaaacacacatacacaaaacaatgATGACTTGCCTAAAACGGCAGATTTCAGTCAAAAAAGGACTGTTCTGTGTTTAGTTTGAGCTCTTACCTTGACAGAATTTCATGGtacaagcaaacaagaaaacaacaacaaacaaacacgggtTTGGAATTACACTTATTAATTTGCGTATGACGTAAGAAATGAGCGCGAATGCATGTACGGTGTTTACGATTAAATAAAGTGTACTTTCATACAAACCGTCGTCTCACACGAGCAATCTAAAATCTTGTTCATGTCTGTTGATTACCCAAAACACACGAAGGAGTAGAAGTACAAACATAATGCATTTCCTTAGCTTAAGGGGAGAGGTGGCACGAAAAATGAAATCTGAATATTTGTAAGTTTTCTTTGAAGTTTAGGGGTACCTTATAGAAAGAAAGCATAAAAAAGCACCTGCATGCCCATTTTTTGACCAAGCAAGTAATATTTTCCAAAAAAAATACCAATTTCTTCAAAAAAATACGAAAATTACACACCACGCCCCATGAAATTCAAAAGACATTTTTGAAGCTACAGGCTTCAAATGCAGTGAAAATTACTCCCAGATATCAGTTTCAGACTTATACAGAGCCATTTTGACCAAATTACCCCAGTTCGAATTCAGCAGCATAAATTGAGAGATATAAATTTTTGCCCCCAAAATACCCAATCAGGCTTATATTATATTCTCTAAAAAAATTTTTTGATGGGTTTTACAAAAACCGCTCTGTAAGAGTCTGGCAAAATCAAATCTTactcctgtaaaaaaaaaattataactcTACCACAAGTAGTTCTGACGAAATATCATTTCCCGCGTTGATACCGTCCTTGAAAACCCATATTCAGAGAAAATTGCATTTGAAAGTTTGTAAAGTGTTTCTTTACACATTATGAAGACACATTGCTGAAAAAAGAGTCTGGGTGTGTTCATGTATTGTTCCGAGTCTTCTTCAAATGATGTTGGTACTTATTCCCCTCCATCCCCCATCGGTCCAGCACCGTACACCTCCCCCTCCTGGTCTTCTCGCTGCTCCAGCTGACGTTGACGACCAGCACATCTTGCCCTACGAGCTGCTACAGCGGCCACATCTGTTGCTCTCTCCGCCTTCTGGACCCTCACcttgtcttttttggccaaagcAGAATGAGTAAGCTCAGTAATTGGCAAGCTCATGTGGTCCATGACCTGTGCCAGTGCAAAGTTGCCTCTGTTGAACTTTGCGACAGCCTCAGCGGTGGCTGCTTCCACCCGGTCTTTCCCAACAAAGACTTCTTTGAGGCAGTGTCCCCACATGACATTGTGGAGAGACTCATTACTGTTCTGAGTCTTGCCATGGGCCACGCGCTTGAGAAGAATGGGGTTTGTcattctcctgtagatgggcaGAACAGCATGTGATACTTCCCTGGACAAGGCAGTGCCGTTGTGCCCTGCgtgtggaggtggtggttgcCCTTCTGCCCTggctctttgaaaaaagcaccATGAGGCTGGCCCGGCTGGACATCTGTCGTGGTGAGGGTCCTCGTCAGTTGAAGTCACATGGAAGAAAGTGGCCCAGATCGCCTGCTCCATGGCTCGCTGATCTTCAAGGTTGTTGAGGATCCCGCTACGGAAGTAGTTTTGCAAGCGTTGACACTTTTCCTTGGTTAGTCgcccctcccctcttccaccAAGCCTTCCATCCTTTGATGCCTTGCGGAGAGCTGTGCCCATTCTCTTGGGGAGGTGGTTGGTACATTCCAGCTTGGTGATGGGACGTGTGGGACCGTAGGGCTGAGCTGCAGCCAGAGCATTGAACGCTGTGGAATCTCCGTCCGACAGCATAGTTCTGTACCTGAGGTTGTGACGCTCAACAGACCTGCAGcatagaaaaattaaaaaaaacttagtGTAAAGTACTGGCTGGATAACTACTGTcttgaaaaaaatatgaaaaagacTGGGGTTCATGGGCCAACAAGGTCCTGGTGAGATACAGACGCAGACCCACGAATGAAAATGATTTTGGATATTACTTTAGTGAAGAGTATCAGGAGGCCTCTCCCAGCagaaaatacatacatgtattattattaCTGGAAAGTGTGCCAATTTACATTGGCTTGTGTACtaagtgtgtataaagtgatctTTTCATAGAGGGTGAACATTTAACTTGTACTTGTTAGAATAtatgtatacatacacacatctctctccctctctcacacacacacacacacacacacacacacacacacacacatacacacacacacacgcacacacacacacgcacacatacacacacacacacacacacacacacacacacatacacacactgacaatgaGTTTGATCCCAACTTGTTTGGGACACTTTTTCTTTTCAATAGAAAAGTTGTCAGGTTTCCTCTGAAATTTGCAGATTCAATAAAAAATTTCCCAGCCTAGCTGATCCTTTAGGACATTGTGAACATTTAATGATTTatcaacaaaagaaaatgtatttgtgAAGGGTTTGTGGACAGTGTTTTGTTGCAAAAATATGTGCttctgtgttgtgttttgttggtcTTCATCTTTCTttgtaaagaaaaacaaacacccacaatgTACCATGCTTTAtacaattttaaataaaatttactttttagcGCAACCTTATTCATGTTGTCTTATTctgtatttgaaaataaaggaTATAGGGAAGAGTGTATAGGCTATTAGAACAATATTCTTACCTTCCCCACAACTCCAAGGCTGCATCCCTCTCCATAGACTTGGCAGATCCCTCATGGTTAATGCTGCA
Above is a genomic segment from Littorina saxatilis isolate snail1 unplaced genomic scaffold, US_GU_Lsax_2.0 scaffold_2205, whole genome shotgun sequence containing:
- the LOC138956667 gene encoding uncharacterized protein; amino-acid sequence: MGLSQELVLCCDSCQYSRTEYSSPRENNLNHRQNVPFEVNKEIVLYSHEIGSGYSSVDKLCTVFGMPAMNKSSYHRIDKRVNASIVEATDATLNETVEFVREAYRETFPQGRVNAVNDDGEEDSAWEDDDGILWVDVAFDGTWHKRGFSSHYGVGVVVDVLTGYVLDFCVKSTYCHTCAMNKEKLEGMTAAEQLQWKQLHQPDCSINHEGSAKSMERDAALELWGRSVERHNLRYRTMLSDGDSTAFNALAAAQPYGPTRPITKLECTNHLPKRMGTALRKASKDGRLGGRGEGRLTKEKCQRLQNYFRSGILNNLEDQRAMEQAIWATFFHVTSTDEDPHHDRCPAGPASWCFFQRARAEGQPPPPHAGHNGTALSREVSHAVLPIYRRMTNPILLKRVAHGKTQNSNESLHNVMWGHCLKEVFVGKDRVEAATAEAVAKFNRGNFALAQVMDHMSLPITELTHSALAKKDKVRVQKAERATDVAAVAARRARCAGRQRQLEQREDQEGEVYGAGPMGDGGE